The Streptomyces sp. 11x1 genomic sequence GCGCATCGGCTTCAGGATGTCCTGTTGGTCGAAGGCCGGGTCCTTCGCGACGTACGGGTCCAGTTCCTCCAGCCAGCCGTTGCGTGCGTAGACGGGGATCTCGTAGTTGCTGAGGGTGGCCACGTCGTACTGGCCCGCCTGGTTGGCGAAGTCCTGGCTGATCTTGTCGCGGACGTCGTTCTCCGGCAGCACGGTGAAGTTCACCCTGATGCCGGTCTCCTTGGTGAAGTGCGCGGCGGTGAGCTTCTGCAGCTCCTGCATCTGCGGGTTGTTGACCATCAGTACGTTGATGGCGTCGCCGCCGGATCCCGCCCCGCCCGCCCCGGTCCAGCAGCCGGAGAGAAGCGGGGCGAGCAGCGTCCCTGCGGCGACCGCGGCGAGTGCGCGCGGCCTCCGTCGGCTCGGGATTCGCATGGATCGCTCCTGGACGTATGGGGAGATAAGGGGCACGTGAAGGTAGGGGGAGGTAGGGGGAGGTTGTGCGGGCAGGCAGGGGAGGGCGGGGGCCGTGGAGTCGGTCGGGGCCGGGGTCAGACGCGGATGACCTGGGGCCCCAGCAGCGAGTACCTGTGGGCCTCGGACGTCGGCAGCAGCGTGCTCGTGACGATCGCGTCCAGGCCGCTGACCTCGGCGAACCGGCAGAAGCTGACGGCGCCGAACTTGGTGTGGACGCCCGTGAAGACCGTGCGCCGGGAGGCGCGGATCGCCTGGGCCTTGACCTCGCTGACGGCCGGGTCGGGGGTGGTGAGGCCGTGTTCGCGGGTGATGCCGTTGGCGCCGATGTACGCCAGGTCGATGACGAAGCCGGCCAGCATCCTCGTCGTCCAGTGGTCGACGGTGGCGAGGGTGCCGGGGCGCACCCGGCCGCCGAGCAGCAGCACGGTGGTGTTGCCGGCCTCGGCGAGGGCGCCCGCCGTGGCGAGCGAGGCGGTGACCACGGTCAGCGGCCGGTCCCGGGGTAGCGCCTCGGCGATGAGCTGCGGGGTGAAGCCCTCGTCGACGAAGACGGTCTCCGCGTCGCCGAGCAGTTCGGCCGCCGCGGCGGCGATCCGGCGCTTCTCGGGCACGTGGCTGGTGGCGCGGAAGGCGAGCGTCGTCTCGAAACCGGCGCTCTCCACGGGATACGCGCCGCCGTGCGTACGTCGGACCAGGCCGTGGTCCTCCAGGGCGCGCAGATCACGCCGTACGGTCTCCTTGGCGACGCCCAGTGTGACCGCGAGTTCGGCGACGTCGACCGCGCCGTTGCTGCGGGCGGCCCTGACGATCTCGCGCTGCCTTTCTTCCGCGCTCATGGCCGACACCTGCCCTCCTCGCCGTAGTGCTGCCCGTTCGGGCCCGCTGCGGGCCTTG encodes the following:
- a CDS encoding DeoR/GlpR family DNA-binding transcription regulator — its product is MSAEERQREIVRAARSNGAVDVAELAVTLGVAKETVRRDLRALEDHGLVRRTHGGAYPVESAGFETTLAFRATSHVPEKRRIAAAAAELLGDAETVFVDEGFTPQLIAEALPRDRPLTVVTASLATAGALAEAGNTTVLLLGGRVRPGTLATVDHWTTRMLAGFVIDLAYIGANGITREHGLTTPDPAVSEVKAQAIRASRRTVFTGVHTKFGAVSFCRFAEVSGLDAIVTSTLLPTSEAHRYSLLGPQVIRV